In Sphingobacterium thalpophilum, a genomic segment contains:
- a CDS encoding TetR/AcrR family transcriptional regulator, whose translation MKESVLSRKERIMKEALLLFSDQGYTNTSTKTIAQNAGVSEALIFKHFGNKDALLVYLIKSGYRKVLTHHRGMMTYREPKEFLRTMINLPNKLVTAEPLFWKLQERLSHHPFSKQQHEQFMKPVQPIIHRAFEDLNYENPDLETQFLLLIIDKLWKKEAIGELENVMELTLFLEKKYNLI comes from the coding sequence ATGAAAGAAAGTGTTTTGAGTAGAAAAGAGCGTATTATGAAAGAAGCCTTGTTGCTTTTTTCAGATCAAGGCTATACGAATACCTCTACCAAAACGATTGCCCAAAATGCAGGAGTTTCCGAAGCATTAATCTTTAAACATTTTGGGAATAAAGACGCACTGTTGGTTTATTTGATTAAATCAGGTTATCGTAAGGTTCTTACGCACCACCGCGGAATGATGACCTATCGTGAACCAAAGGAATTTCTGCGCACAATGATCAATCTACCCAATAAATTGGTTACCGCGGAACCCTTATTTTGGAAATTGCAGGAGCGTTTGTCTCATCACCCCTTTTCCAAACAACAGCACGAGCAGTTTATGAAGCCTGTGCAGCCCATTATCCATCGTGCTTTTGAAGATCTGAACTATGAAAATCCAGATCTCGAAACACAATTTCTCTTGTTGATTATCGACAAGCTGTGGAAAAAGGAAGCGATAGGTGAATTGGAAAATGTGATGGAGTTGACGCTGTTTCTAGAGAAAAAATATAACCTGATTTAG